The genomic stretch ACGATTTCCAACGACCAGTTTTCCCAATATGTCACATCCCCGGTGCGTGGCATACGGCCAAGCAATAACATCACCATGCCGCTTAAGGTGTGGTAGCTGTTTTTGTCTTCATCGGGAACGGTGTTGAGTTCGAGTTTATCTTTAAGCTCGGGAATCGGAATTAAACCATCGAGCAACCATGAACCATCGGCGCGTTGTACCGCCCAAGCATCTTCGATATTTTGCGGCGTAAATTCACCGGTTAAGACTTCAAGTACGTCTTGCAAAGTCACCAAGCCTTGCAATTCGCCGTATTCGTCGACCAAAAACACCATCTCAACGCCAGATGAGCGCATTTGTTCTAGCAGCTCTAAACCAGTTAAGGTTTCTGGCACAAACACGCAAGGCTGCAGATGCGCCGAGAGATCAACCTCTTCGCCCTTAAGCACCTTTTTCAAGATTTCTTTGGTGCTCAGCACGCCGAGCATATTCTCCAAACCGTCGCGGCACACCGGAAAGCGCGAGTAGTCGGCCTGCGCCACGCGCGCCAAATTATCTGCAGTTGGTTCAGCCAAATCGAGATAAACCATATCGCCACGCGGCACCATTAAGGACGTAACCATCCTATCGTCCAAGCGCAATACATTACGCACCATCGTGTGTTCGTGCTCTTCAATTAAACCCGCTTCGGAGCCTTCGATCAGCATCGCGTCGATTTCATCTTGTGTGACCGATTGCGTCGCATTTTGATTGGCACCCAAGACGCGCAAAATGGTGCTGGTCGAGACACTCAACAAACGCACAAAGGGTCGAGTGACCATGGCCAGCATTTGCAAAGGCCGCGCCACCAAGCAGGCAATGAGTTCAGGGCTAATTTGCCCCAATCGTTTGGGCACCAATTCGCCCAATACAATCGAGAAGTAGGTCACGGAAACGACCACACAGACGGTGGCGCTGGTGTCACTCAGGTGCTCTGGCAGACCAAAAGTCATCAGCCAGTCGGCAAACGGTTCGGCCAGTACCGACTCACCGACAATACCGCTCAGAACACCAATCGAGGTAATGCCGATCTGCACCGTCGACATAAATTTGGTTGGGTCTGCGCCCAATTCAAGCGCAACGGCTGCGCCTTTATTTCCTGCTTCGGCCATTTTGCTCAGCCGCGCCTTACGCGCAGTCACAAGGGCGATTTCCGACATTGCAAACACGCCGTTAAGCAAAATCAGACCGAGTAAGATCAATATTTCCATGAAGATGAGTATGTATTTGAAGAACCGCTATTGTGCCACAAGCAGCTTAAACGTAAGCGGTGATATTTAGCACGCTCGACAAGCAAGAAAAACAGCAACGTATTACCCTGCAAGCCTTAATAAATTAGACCAACAACGCAATACCCACATCAGGTATTATTTAGCGGGGCTAGACCACTTGGCGCGTAACTGCTGCACCGTGCCATTATTACGTATCAGTTTATAGCCTTGGTTAAACTGCTCTAAGGCCCACATGCCTTGCGGATGGCGCAGGCTAAAACCGATAAATACTAGTGTGTGGGTACTGGGGAATGCAACATTCACTTGCCTAGCCACACCAGCACTTTCTGCCCAATATTGCGAACCCTGCAAATCGTTCGAGATCACTAACGCAGCATCTAGTTGGCCAGCAGCTAAACGCCGCAAGCTAATTTGCTCGGTGCGCGATGGAATAAACGCCACGCCTCTTTTTAGTGTCTGCATCGCTGTATCGGCATATTCATAATCTTTTACGATGCCCACTTTCAGCGGCGCAGCCAACTCAGATTCGCTATGCACTTTTAAGGGCTGAGCTTTGTTTTGGAAATACACCCCCAAGGCGCGATATAAAGGCTCATCGGCAAATTTTACTTTGCCTTCAAATGCCGGATCCCACGCCATATTAAAACAAGCCGACGTCGCGCCTTCGAGCACCAGCGCTTTACACCGCGAATACGGCACCACATTCAATTTTACTTCGACGCCAACAGCAGCAAAAGCGGCCCGCACAACATCGTTGGCGTAACCTGTGCCATCGGCTTTGGAAAAAGGCTCTGCGGCATCTTCCACCATAATGTCTAGCGGAGCTGCCGCTACCGGAAAACACACTGCCAAAGAAACACAACACACTGCGACGAAACGGGGAAGTGAGATCCAAGCAACCATGACGCAATCCGAGCCACAAAATTACTTTATAGGCGGCACTGCGGCATGCGACAGAAATTTCTGTAATCTTTGTGTCATGGCTTCGCAGATCAAACTGCGCTTAGATTTCACCCCATTTGCGCAGCAAATTATGATAAACCCCAGTCAATTGCACCGCGGCTGGGGTATCACCCATTTCTGTGCGAATTTGGCGGATGCTGGTATCCAAATCAAACAAGAGGCTACGCTCGCCCACATCTTTAATCATGCTTTGCATCCACATAAACGACGCCACGCGTGTACCGCGCGTGATGGGTTCAACACGATGCAGGCTGCTTGATGGATACAAAATCATATCGCCCGCAGCCAGTTTCACTTCGTGCAGGCCAAAGGTATCTTCAATGACCAATTCACCGCCATCGTATTCATCCGGCTCAGAGAAAAACAGCGTAGCCGATAAGTCGGAGCGCACCCACTCGCCGGTTTCGGTAATGCGGCGCACGGCATTATCAACGTGATTGCCAAACGTCATCCCTTCGCCATAGCGATTAAATAGCGGAGGAAAAATCCGTTTGGGCAAGGCTGCAGCAAAAAATAAATCATTATTAGCTAGCGCATCCAAAATCACTTGGCGCACGGCCACCGCCTGCGCGTCGTCATTCGGTAATTGCTCATTGTTTTTGACTTTGGCCGACTGGCTACCCGCAGTGATTCGCCCATCAAGCCAGTTGGCCCGATCTAGACGAGCACGACAGGCTGCTACGGTTGCAGTATCGAGTACTTGAGGAATATGAATCAGCATAAATATGATTTCCAAAATAATGAGCAACTATGGCCGAGATATACTCGGCCATGTATTGCTTCATACTCTATTTAGAATATAGTCTTAGAACTTATACCCAGCGGTTAAACGCGCTGAACGCGCAACGCCCGGCACACTAAAGCCACCGTACAAGCCTTCGTAGTGCTTGGTATTGAACAAGTTATACACGTTCAATTGTAGGGAGAAGTCGCGGTGGCTCCATTCGGCCATCGCATCCCAACGCACATAGCTTGGCAGGTAAACGATATTGGCTTCGTTGGTGTAGCGTTTGGCCATCCAATTTGCCCCGCCGCCCACTTTCCAATTGCCGTCGATTTGGTAAGTCGACCACAAATTAGCCGTGTATTCTGGCGCATTGGCAGGCTGATTACCTTCTTGATCTTTGCGCAATGGATTGGCCACTTCGTCGATCACCGCATCCATCCAAGCGGCACCGGCAAATACATGCCATTTGTCCGTTATGCGGCCAGCACCTTCGATCTCGATACCATCGGTATGGCGTTTACCTGATAACAAGTACGGTTTCACAACGCCCGGTTCGATATCAGTTTGGCGCTCATTGGTTTTCTCGGTACGGAATACCGCGGTGCGCAAGGCCAAATCACCGTCCAGCAAAGTCCATTTCGCGCCGATTTCGTAGTTGACGTTCTCTTCTGGATCGGTCATCGCGCCTTTCGGGTCCATCGAATACGATTCAGCAGATGGGTTAAACGATGTACCGTATGACACATAGTACGATTGCTGCTGATCTGGCTGGTAAATCACCCCCGTACGCCAGCTCCACACATTATCGGTGCGGCTAGTGTCCGCACCTGCTGGCAATTTGGTGTAGGAAATATTGTCGGTACTGGCTTTAAAGCGATCGTAACGCGCACCGAGCAAAACTTTCCATTGCGGATTGATTTCAATCATGTCTTGCAAATAAAAGGCAACCGTATCCGCTTGCGCGTCAAAAGCCACGGTTTTAATCGGATCGCTACAATTGGCGGGTACACCACTGGTATTTGGATTGCCAACAGTCGTGCTTGGCATTGCGCAAGATTGCGGCAAACCATTTGCACCCAGTTTTTGACCTGGGCGCGTATCCACTTGCACGCGACCGGTGTTAAACACGCTTTCACGCGTCAACTCTACGCCCGCCAATACATTGTGGCGAATCGCGCCGGTTTCAAAATCCCACAGCAAATCGGTGACGTTAGACAAAATTTCCTGTTCGCGATCACGCAATTTGCGACCGCGGGTAATTACTGTGTTATCCGACAGCGCTTCTGACGTATTAGCAAAGCTCAGACCCGGCGCATTGGCGCGCAAATCCAGATCATATTTACCGTAACGAGTCGCGTTTTTGATCGTCATATTCGGGTTGATCTGATGCTGAACGCTTAAAGTTGTCACATCAGTGCGTGTTTTTTCTTGGTCAAAGTCTTTTAAACCATAGAATGTCTCAACGCGATCAATCGGCTGATCGTTACCATGAATTGAGCTATTGCCAGCTTTGGTGCTTGGCGTAGTCGCTTTACGGTAGTACGGCACACCGTAATCGGGCACATTGTTTTCTTCGTAATGCACATACGACAGCGTCACTTCAGTCGGACCACCGATTCCCCACTTAATGCTCGGCGCGACGCCCCAGCGATTCATTTCCGCACCTTCACGGAAGCTACCCGCTTTTTGCCCCATCATCGCTACGCGCACGGCGGTATTGTCGTTCACTGATTTATTCAAATCGGCTTCAGCGCGGTAATAGGCATCAGTGCCAATCGACGCTGAAATCTGATTAATGTCGCCCAAATATGGGGTTTTGGTTACTTGATTCACCACACCGCCAGTCGAGCCACGGCCATACAGCATCGAGGCTGGGCCGCGCAAAATTTCTACCGTATCAATAAAGAAGGTATCGCGGTTGTATTGCGCTGCATCGCGGAAATTATCCAGATACAAATCGTTTGATGCATTAAAGCCGCGAATACGCACGCCATCACCGCTGGCGCCGCCTTCGGCTGCGTTAAAGGTTACGCCGACCGCATTACGCAGCGCTTCTTTGAGCGAATTGGCATCTTGGTCTTGCATCAATTGCTGCGTGACACTAGTGATCGACTGTGGCACATCACGGGTATCTTGCTGAGTGCGACCAACAGAAACCGTTGGCGCTTTATACGTATCGACCGTATCTTTCTTACTTGGGTTTTGTGCTGTCACTTCAACCGGTTTGAGTACGGTCTCTTCCGCGTGTACACCGCCCGCTACCACACCAAACAACGCTGCCGCTGCTGGGTATTTGGCCAAATGGCGTACGCCGGTTTTTTTCTTGTGGATCTCTCTCATGGTCTTCTCGTTTTAACGACTTCTAGGGAAAAAATGGGCAAAAAAAAGGCGGGATTAACCCGCCGTGTTTCGGTTAATCTAAAAATCAGGGCCAAGCGACACCTACCGTCGAACTGACGGAGTTAAGCAGTCTTAAGTAGGTACAGCAGATCAACCTTGACTCCTTGCCCTGCTCGAGCAAATGGATTAATTGAAAACACCGCGGGGATCCCGCCCGTTCAAGCGCGTTTGCTTTAATACAAATGTGTTCTTTACGTTTACTTCGCAGTCGCTTCACCATTGGTCATCAGACCAATGCGCGTCAGCCCCGAGCGCTGTGCAGCTGCCATCGCCTCGGCAATGCGCTCGTACTGCACGGTTTTATCCGCATATAAATGCACTTCGGTCAGCGGGTCTGCGGCAAAAGCGGCGGCAAAACGTGGCTCGAGCGCAGCCACTTGAATCGGCGTTTGATCGTCGAGCAAACCGCCATCGGCTTGCAGCGTTAATTTAATTGGCTGCTTCGTTTGCTCAACCACCGCCGCGGTGGCTTTGGGTAATTCAACGCGTACCGCGTGCGTCATCACCGGCGCAGTCACAATAAACACCACTAGCAGCACCAGCATTACATCGACCAGCGGCGTGGTATTGATTTCCGCCATTGGCGCTGCATCTTGCGAGGAAAAACTACCGAATGCCATGGCCACCCTCCGTCAACAGCTGAGCATGCAAATCATGGGTAAAGCCATCGAGCTCTTGCGCCAAACGACGGTTACTGCGAATAAACGCGTTGTACGCTACGACCGCAGGAATTGCGACCGCCAAGCCAGCAGCAGTGGCAACCAAAGCTTCACCAATTGGTGCGGCAACGGTAGTTAGCGATGCATTTCCCGCCGTCGCAATCCCCACCAGTGCGTGATAAATGCCCCACACCGTGCCGAACAGGCCAATAAATGGTGACACCGAACCGGTTGTCGCCAACCAAGTCAGACCACGCTCCATCTTGGCCGTTTCTTGGCTGAGCTTGGTGCGCAAATTGCGCACTAAATAATCATCGAGCGAAACAGCTTGTCCTAAACCGCCGCCTTCATGCGCACGGTAGTGGCGCAGGCTATCGGCGCCTGCACAAGCCAGTTTCGCGGCTGGCGCCTGATGCTTCACCGCCAAACTAAGCGCTTCTTGCCAGTCTTGGGCTTGCCAGAACGAGGCCATAAATTTTTGCTGATGGCGCTTCATCACCCACAATAAACGCGAGCGAGCAATAATCACCACCCAGCTCACAATAGACATCAGCACCAAAAGACCAAATACTGACTGCAAAATCGGATCACCCGAATGCAAAACCAAAGACAAATCCATCACAAACCCTTACGACTTTTTGATTGAAAAATTAACGGGTACAACGACAGTACCAGCAACCGCTTCATCACCCTTTTTCGCCGGCACAAAGCGCCAGCGTTGCACGGTGGATTGCGCCACCGCATCTAAGCGCGGATAGCCACTGCTTTTGTGTAATTCGATTTTTTCTGGCAAACCGGCGGCACTGACTAGCACGCGCAAATACACCACGCCCTGCTCGCCCAGCGACAATGATGCGGGCGGATACGGTGGCTTGGGGTTGCTTAAATAATTGGCGTGAAAACTCGGCGCACTCAATACAGGCTCAGCCTGCTGACTTTGCCCTTCCCTTCCGCTAGAGGGCACGACGGCAGCTTCAGTGCTGGGCTTAACTTGCTCCTTAGTTAGCTCAGCGTTTTGCACTTCTTTTGCGGCAGCCACCTCCATTGTCGAAACCCGATCTGGTGTTTCGGCTTGGGCTTGCGGCACCAAAATTCGTTTGGGCTGCGCGATGCGCTCCTGCACTTTCTGGCGCACCTCTTTAATTTTTTGTTTTACCTTTGCAACGGGCTTAGGCTCTTGTACCTGTGGTGCAGGCTGTGCTTGACCCATAGGCAAGGGCACAGCTTGTAAAAAGATGGGTTCATCGACTGGCTTAGCCTTTTGCATTTGTCCTAATTGATAAAACAATGCGCCATGGGCGAGCAGAACAGTAAGGAGTGTTTTTTTGCTATCGAGAATCATTCGCACATATTACCGACAATCATTCTCATTTGCAATATTTAGACTGTGATTCTTACATTAGAGATGTCTAGGGCGAGGCATCCAAGTGAATCATCTTCGACTCAAAAGAAAACCATGAGGTATACCCATAAAAAATATATATCAATTGATTCAAAGAGATATACTTAACGGCAGTATAGCTACGTGGGAATAAGTACTTTTCTGGCCTCATCGACCAAACGGCGTGATAGCCGCTCTAGACGCGGCGATTGCACCTTCCAGTGATGCCAATACAAACGCACGTCGGTGGGCTTTTGCGGAGCAACATCAATCAAAGCACCACTTGCAATGTAGGCGTCCGCCTGCAAATGCGGCACCATGCCATAGCCCAAGCCCAATAAAATGGCATGCAAATATGGTTCGCTCGCGGGAATGTGGTGCTCAGGATAGGCGCCGGGGCGCAACCCCAGTAGCTGCTGTAAAAATGTCGATTGCAAAGCGTCTTTGCGATTAAACACCATGACCGGCGCTTGACGGGCGGACTCGCGGCTCAGACCCGAGCTAAACCAGCGGCGATTAAATTCGGGTGATGCCAACATGCGATAACGCATTACCCCCAATTCATGCACCACACATCCTTGCATCGGATGCGGCTCAGCCGAGACACAGGCCAGGGCCTGCCCTTCTTGCATCAGGGCATAGGTATGATCTTGATCATCGACGGTTAGACTCACCAATACATTTTCAGTGATTAAAAATTCACTTAAAGCAGGCAACAGCCATGTACTTAAGGTATCGGCATTTACGGCCAGCGGCACAGTCAACGGCGCAGCGGCCTCGCCCGAGAAGCTGGCGAGAAAATCTTGTTCTAACAGCCGAGCACGCCGTAAATACTGAATTAACTGCTGCCCCGCCATCGTTGGCCGACATGGACGAGAGCGCACCAACAGCGGCGTACCAAGTTGAGTTTCTAGCTGGCGTACCCGCTGCGAAATCGCTGATGGCGTTAAATGAAGCGCGACCGCTGCCTGCTCAAAACTGCCACCATCAATCACCGCCAACAAAGCCTCAGCCTGTTTATGATCAAACTGCATACTCGCGCCTAAATTAAGATTTTTTAATGAATATAAAGATAATTTAAATATTCTGTATTTAGCAAGACCGCCACCGCACAATAACGCTCCAAGCGCTGCATTACATCATTCGCCCGCAGCGGCATAACAAAACCAATAACGAGTTCACAATCATGGCAAGCAGTGTGTTTTTTCAAGGGATGGCGCTTTGCGCGAGTTTAATCATGGCAATCGGCGCGCAAAATGCCTTTGTATTGCGCCAAGGCATTAGCCGGCAACATTTATTTACTGCCGCAATGACCTGCATTTTTTGCGATTTTTTATTGATGTCGGCCGGCGTGCTGGGCATGGGCAAGATGCTGCAAGCTCTACCTGATTTGCAAGTATGGATGGCAATTGCCGGGGCATTATTCGTTTTCTGGTTTGGTTTTCAATCACTAAAAAAAGCCTTTAAACCACAGGCGATGGTACTCGATCAAAGCGAGCAAGAAGCGAAAACAGCCAAAAGCGTGATCTTCGCCGCCTTGGGTTTTTCTATTTTGAATCCGCACGCGATTCTAGATACCGTGGTCTTAGTCGGCGGCATTGGCGCCCAACAGGCACCAGCCAACCAACCGATGTTTTTAATGGGTGCGGTGAGCTTTTCTGCGCTGTGGTTTTTATCCCTCGCCTACGGAGCTAGCAAACTCGCCCCCCTATTTGCTAAACCGATCGCTTGGCGGATTTTGGATGGCTTGATTGCACTAATGATGGCTGCAATTGGTGTTTCACTATTAAAAATGAGTGGCATCTTTGCTGCCTAAATTTTAAGCAGCGCAGCAAAATCCAATAGAAACAATACGCTAGCCAAACCATCCACAGCTTATTCATTCATCTATGCCAGCAAAGCGGGGATTAAACCTACCGCTCATCCCCGTTTTGCTTGTTTTTACACCAATCATCCTCTAATCAATCCGATCAAGCACTTAGCCTACTTACCCACAAGCAATGTGGGTTTTTATCCACGTGTATCGTGGATAAGCACGTGTTTCGATAAATCGGTTGAACTCTATTTTCGATTTCGCCACAATCTACTTGACGTATACTGTCAGAAGCTTGATCTAATTGACGTTCAGGCCGATACCCCCACTCTTTACCCCGAGCGTAATCATGAATATTGAAAAAGTCATTTTTGGTTTTTTTATTTTGCTGGCTTTTACTCTGAATTTTGGCTTCGTCATCGGTGAAATAGATGTTGCGCATCAGCACGATGTATTTGAATTATTTGCCGCGATTGTCGTCAATTTAATCGCCACCACACTGAAATTTGGAGATCGCACCCAAGTGGGTGCGCTGCATTTGGCCACGAGCTTAGTTGCTGATTTGCAATTAATTACCGCGGCTTTAGTGTGGGGCCATGCCGAATATGTTTCCGGCGTGGGGATGACGCCGGGTGTAACGTCAATGATCGTGTCGTTCGCAGCTGGCGCATTGGCAGCCAATGTGGTGTCCGTTGTGCTATTGATTGGCGAAACACTGCAGCACCGCCGCTAATATGGATGGCATTTTCTTTCTGATGCTACGGCGCTTACGCGCGCCGATAGTCATGTTGATCGGCATCTATGCCGTTGCTGTTTTGGGCTTGGTGTTGATACCCGGTGTCGATAGCGACGGCAAGCCGTATCACATAGATTTTTTTCACGCCTTTTACTTTATTAGCTATACCGCCACATCGATTGGTTTTGGCGAAATTCCGCACCCGTTTACCTACCAACAGCGGCTGTGGGTACTACTTTGCATCTATTTAGCGGTAACCGGCTGGGCCTACGCGATTGGTTCGATCTTTGGCTTGATGCGCGATGAATCGCTACGCAAGGCGATTGCCTACGCGCGTTTTCGTCGCAAAGTACGCCGTATCACCGAGCCGTTTTATCTGATCTGCGGTTACGGACAAACCGCCAAACTGCTCTGCAAAGTACTAGATGATCTTGATATCCGTTTTGTCATTATCGAGCAGCGGCAAGAGCGAGTGAATGATATTGCATTGGCTGACTTTCATTATGACACCCCGTGCTTTGCGGGTGACGCATCCAATCCGGAAATATTACAAATCGCCGGCATTTTGCACCCGCAATGTATCGGGATTGTGGGGATTACCGGCAATGAAGATGCCAACCTCGCCATTGCCATCAGCGCCTATGTCATGCGGCCTAAGTTACTCTCTATTTGCCGCAGCCGCAATCAATCTGTTGCCGACAATATGGCCTCATTTGGCACCAATAAAGTCATTAATTTATTTGAAACGGTCGGTCGAAAATTCGCTCGTCGGCTGCAACAACCCGCCGTGGCTCAGCTGTATGATGTACTCACTGATTTTCCCGGCAATCCAATTACTTACGAGCAATCACCGCCCTTAGGCCATTGGGTGATCGTTGGCTTTGGTCGCTTTGGTGGCGCGGTGTATAAATCCTTGCTCGCAGCCGGATGTAGCGTATCGGTGATTGACCCAGAACCACAGCCGCATATTCCTGCACAGGATTTCACACTGGCACTAGGCGTCGATGCACAGGCATTGCTCAAGGCCAATATCCAAAACGCAGTGGGTTTACTGGTGAGTCACGATAACGATGCGAATAATCTCTCCGCACTCGCCACCGCCCGCGAGCTCAACCCACATATTTTTACCGTGGCGCGGCAAAACCTTGCCCATAACCATATTTTATTTACCGCCTTTAAACCGAATATTACGTCGATTCGCGCACAAATTATTGCGCACGAGTGCTTAAGCGCAATGGAAAATCCTTTATTGGCTGACGCCATCGCCCTCATTCAGCATCAATCAGAAAGCTGGGCCAATGCTTTACTTCCTCGCATTCATCAGCTCAGTCACGGCAAAGTACCTGAAATCTGGCGCATTCAATTGAATGCGCAAAATACGACCGCAGTTCATGCCATGCTCGCTCAGCCCGTCCCGCCGCTGCAAATCAGGCATTACACCCACGATGCCCTAAACCACGGCGATGAGTTGCGCTGCCTCGCTTTACTGCACCGCCATGCAGGGCAAGATACGCTTCTGCCCGAACTTGATACGCAATTGCATTTTGGCGATGAACTGTTATTTATTGGCGATCATCACGCGCGTATCGCGCACAACGCCGTGCAAGAAAGTATTAGCCTGCTCGATTACATTCGCACCGGCCAAGAGCAGCCACAAAGTTGGATCTTTCGCCGATTGGCGCAACGGCAAAAAGACCGCCGTGATGCCGCTATCGAGCAGCAAATTGATTAATTTTTAATCAATAGCTAAATAAACTAATAGAACAACAACTTAACTTATTTATCCACACCTTACTCAAGCCTCTATCCTCTCAGGATGGGAATAAGTAAAAAAATTGGCACTATAGATTAGCTTTTGCACAACACAAGCAAAAATCATAAAAAAAGCCCGATTAAGGGCTTTTTTTATGCTCATCTATCGCCATGTTGATTATTTTTTAATCAATAGAAATTAAACTAATAATTACAATAACTTAATCAAATTATCCACAACTTACCCCAGCAACTGTCCTTTTTAACTGGGCATAAGACCGCTCAGGGAAACATAATAGATTAAATAATAGGCAATGCAAGTTTTTGCCATTACAACAAGCATTTAGCCTGCTTACCCACAGCCTATACATTTTCTTATGCACGCCAATTGTGAATCGCTGTGAATTGAAGCTCTGTATAAACAAGCCGCATAAAAAAGGCGCTTCATAGCGCCTTTAATATTGGTTCATTCACAGCAAGTTTTGCGGCTGCCCTCGTAAAAATCCGCTGATATTGTCGATCAGCTGATCGGCCAAGGTTTGCATCGTTTGCACACTGGCCCACGCCACGTGTGGCGTAACAATCAGATTGGGCAGATTTGCCGCCAGTAATGGATTTCCGTCCCGTGGTGGCTCGGTCACCAACACATCGACACCAGCCCCAGCAATACGCCCTGCTTGCAGCGCCGCCAGCAGCGCGGCTTCGTCTATCAGACCACCGCGAGCGGTGTTAATCAGCAAGGTATTACTTTTCATTTGCTCGATTTCTACCGCGCCGATCAGATTGCGCGTTTGCTCGTTCAGCGGGCAATGCAGACTAATCACATCGGCGGTACGCATCGCTTCATCCCAGCTTAAATAGCCAGCACGCACGCTCGTTTCACCTTTGCGCTCGACAAAGAAGGTCTGCATACCAAACGCTTGTGCGAGTTTGGCGCTGGCTTGCCCTAGCGCACCCGAGCCGATCAAGGCCATGCGGCTGCCAGCCAAATCTTGCAGCGGTTCAGCAAACAAGCAAAAGCCCGGCGCTTGCTGCCATTCGCCTGCTTGCAATCGGCTGCGGTAGGCCAGCAATTGGCGCCGTAAGGCCAGCATTAACATCAGGGTATGTTCCGCTACCCCATGAATGGCATAGTCTCGGATATTACACACCCCCACCCCATATTCCCGCGCCGCTGCGATATCGATAATGTTGTAGCCCGTTGCGGCAACGGCAATCAGTTTTAAATCGGGCAATGCCGCGATTATCTCGCGCGTAATCGGCACTTTGTTGGTAATGACCACCTGCGCACCCTGCAAACGCTCAACAACTTGATCTGCAGCTGTTTGCGGGTATGACTGCCAGCGGTGCTCAAGCGCAATCGGCTTGAGCGGCACTGGTAGGGTTTCGGCGTCGAGAAAAACAATTAATGGAGCTGAATTCATAAGTCACTAAGCAAAAGTTTACGCACAAGGCGGTGAAGCCGAAGATAGTACTCCTCGTACAGCAAGGCAAACCAACGCAGTACGTAAACTTTTGCCTAACTCGATCACAATTGATGACCAAAATGGGTTTGCGCAAAACCAAGCAAGGCTTGGCTTAATAATTGAGCAGGCCGCGTTTGCCGCGCCCAGTGGTGCCAGAACAGCGGCGTTGAATGCGCAAGCGCCGGCAACTCGCACAATAGGCCACTGGCCAAGTCCGCCTGCGCTTGCGCTCGCGGCACTACGGCGTAGGCAAAACCGGCCAAAGCGGCGGCATACAAAGCATTGCTATCGGGAATCACATGGCAGGGGTATTGGCCTTCGAGCAGTTGCCAGCGCTCGCGCAGCAAGCGGCGATGCAGGCTTTCCTTGTGACCAAACACCGCTGCTGGCGCTGCGGCTAAATCGCTCGCCTGTAGCTCAGTTTGCCAATTTAGGGCGAAATACTGAGCTAGAAAGTCTGGTGTAGCAACGCCAATGTATTCCATACTCCCCAGTGGTAACACCCCGCAGCCAGCCACTATATTTGGCTGCGTACTAATACATCCAGATACTTCGCCCGACCTTAATAGATCGAGGGTGTAGGCTTCATCATCAACTACACATTCAAGTAGCAAGCGCTGTTGCGCCAGCAAAGGAG from Chitinibacter sp. SCUT-21 encodes the following:
- a CDS encoding MotA/TolQ/ExbB proton channel family protein, which produces MDLSLVLHSGDPILQSVFGLLVLMSIVSWVVIIARSRLLWVMKRHQQKFMASFWQAQDWQEALSLAVKHQAPAAKLACAGADSLRHYRAHEGGGLGQAVSLDDYLVRNLRTKLSQETAKMERGLTWLATTGSVSPFIGLFGTVWGIYHALVGIATAGNASLTTVAAPIGEALVATAAGLAVAIPAVVAYNAFIRSNRRLAQELDGFTHDLHAQLLTEGGHGIR
- a CDS encoding energy transducer TonB, which gives rise to MILDSKKTLLTVLLAHGALFYQLGQMQKAKPVDEPIFLQAVPLPMGQAQPAPQVQEPKPVAKVKQKIKEVRQKVQERIAQPKRILVPQAQAETPDRVSTMEVAAAKEVQNAELTKEQVKPSTEAAVVPSSGREGQSQQAEPVLSAPSFHANYLSNPKPPYPPASLSLGEQGVVYLRVLVSAAGLPEKIELHKSSGYPRLDAVAQSTVQRWRFVPAKKGDEAVAGTVVVPVNFSIKKS
- a CDS encoding LysR family transcriptional regulator ArgP; the protein is MQFDHKQAEALLAVIDGGSFEQAAVALHLTPSAISQRVRQLETQLGTPLLVRSRPCRPTMAGQQLIQYLRRARLLEQDFLASFSGEAAAPLTVPLAVNADTLSTWLLPALSEFLITENVLVSLTVDDQDHTYALMQEGQALACVSAEPHPMQGCVVHELGVMRYRMLASPEFNRRWFSSGLSRESARQAPVMVFNRKDALQSTFLQQLLGLRPGAYPEHHIPASEPYLHAILLGLGYGMVPHLQADAYIASGALIDVAPQKPTDVRLYWHHWKVQSPRLERLSRRLVDEARKVLIPT
- a CDS encoding LysE/ArgO family amino acid transporter, giving the protein MASSVFFQGMALCASLIMAIGAQNAFVLRQGISRQHLFTAAMTCIFCDFLLMSAGVLGMGKMLQALPDLQVWMAIAGALFVFWFGFQSLKKAFKPQAMVLDQSEQEAKTAKSVIFAALGFSILNPHAILDTVVLVGGIGAQQAPANQPMFLMGAVSFSALWFLSLAYGASKLAPLFAKPIAWRILDGLIALMMAAIGVSLLKMSGIFAA
- a CDS encoding DUF6394 family protein, which translates into the protein MNIEKVIFGFFILLAFTLNFGFVIGEIDVAHQHDVFELFAAIVVNLIATTLKFGDRTQVGALHLATSLVADLQLITAALVWGHAEYVSGVGMTPGVTSMIVSFAAGALAANVVSVVLLIGETLQHRR
- a CDS encoding NAD-binding protein; the protein is MLRRLRAPIVMLIGIYAVAVLGLVLIPGVDSDGKPYHIDFFHAFYFISYTATSIGFGEIPHPFTYQQRLWVLLCIYLAVTGWAYAIGSIFGLMRDESLRKAIAYARFRRKVRRITEPFYLICGYGQTAKLLCKVLDDLDIRFVIIEQRQERVNDIALADFHYDTPCFAGDASNPEILQIAGILHPQCIGIVGITGNEDANLAIAISAYVMRPKLLSICRSRNQSVADNMASFGTNKVINLFETVGRKFARRLQQPAVAQLYDVLTDFPGNPITYEQSPPLGHWVIVGFGRFGGAVYKSLLAAGCSVSVIDPEPQPHIPAQDFTLALGVDAQALLKANIQNAVGLLVSHDNDANNLSALATARELNPHIFTVARQNLAHNHILFTAFKPNITSIRAQIIAHECLSAMENPLLADAIALIQHQSESWANALLPRIHQLSHGKVPEIWRIQLNAQNTTAVHAMLAQPVPPLQIRHYTHDALNHGDELRCLALLHRHAGQDTLLPELDTQLHFGDELLFIGDHHARIAHNAVQESISLLDYIRTGQEQPQSWIFRRLAQRQKDRRDAAIEQQID
- a CDS encoding D-2-hydroxyacid dehydrogenase, producing MNSAPLIVFLDAETLPVPLKPIALEHRWQSYPQTAADQVVERLQGAQVVITNKVPITREIIAALPDLKLIAVAATGYNIIDIAAAREYGVGVCNIRDYAIHGVAEHTLMLMLALRRQLLAYRSRLQAGEWQQAPGFCLFAEPLQDLAGSRMALIGSGALGQASAKLAQAFGMQTFFVERKGETSVRAGYLSWDEAMRTADVISLHCPLNEQTRNLIGAVEIEQMKSNTLLINTARGGLIDEAALLAALQAGRIAGAGVDVLVTEPPRDGNPLLAANLPNLIVTPHVAWASVQTMQTLADQLIDNISGFLRGQPQNLL